In a single window of the Nicotiana tomentosiformis chromosome 8, ASM39032v3, whole genome shotgun sequence genome:
- the LOC138897930 gene encoding uncharacterized protein, producing the protein MSVISLREILETNKLVGPNFNDWYRNLRIVLVHEKLIDVIDKTAKLVPPENNVEGTKVYQKYLEECLVIKRIILVSMSSELQRKHQNMDPTAIIEYLKKMVDTQLDIDNSPVGPHVNLVIDLTEELEKLGYKLGKELSGDLILKSVYDAKCFHCKKNRHWKRNCKEYLVTLKG; encoded by the coding sequence atgtCTGTTATATCATTGCGTGAAATACTTGAGACTAACAAGTTGGTAGGACCAAACTTTAATGACTGGTATAGAAATTTGAGAATTGTTCTTGTGCATGAAAAGCTCATTGATGTGATCGATAAGACTGCAAAGCTAGTCCCACCAGAGAATAATGTTGAAGGCACCAAGGTTTATCAGAAATACTTGGAAGAATGCCTTGTTATTAAACGTATCATTCTCGTTTCTATGAGTTCTGAACTCCAGAGGAAACATCAAAATATGGATCCAACTGCAatcattgaatatcttaagaaaatgGTTGATACACAGTTGGACATTGATAACTCCCCAGTTGGACCCCATGTCAATCTTGTGATTGATCTTACCGAAGAACTTGAGAAGTTGGGGTACAAGCTTGGTAAAGAGCTTTCTGGAGATTTGATCTTGAAGTCAGTATATGATGCTAAATGTTTTCATTGTAAGAAGAATAGGCACTGGAAGAGAAACTGCAAGGAGTATCTTGTAACTCTAAAAGGATAA